One Gossypium hirsutum isolate 1008001.06 chromosome A11, Gossypium_hirsutum_v2.1, whole genome shotgun sequence genomic window carries:
- the LOC107901361 gene encoding sugar transporter ERD6-like 6 isoform X1, with translation MSFRDDNDESRDLKKPFLHTGSWYRMSSRQSSIMSSSAQVLRDGSISVVLCVLIVALGPIQFGFTCGYSSPTQAEIISDLKLSISEFSIFGSLSNVGAMVGAITSGQIAEYIGRKGSLMIAAIPNIIGWLAISFAKDSSFLFMGRLLEGFGVGIISYTVPVYIAEIAPQNMRGSLGSVNQLSVTIGIMLAYLLGLFTNWRVLAVLGVLPCTILIPGLFFIPESPRWLAKMGMMEDFEASLQVLRGFDTDISVEVNEIKRAVASSSRRTTIRFADLKRKRYWYPLTIGIGLLVLQQLSGINGVLFYSSNIFASAGVASSDVATFGVGAIQVIATGVTTWLVDKTGRRLLLMVSSAGMTLSLLIVAVAFYVEGIVAKDSDLYGIMGILSLVGLVAFVIAFSLGIGAIPWVIMSEILPVNIKGLAGSVATLANWLTSWVITMTANLLLTWSGGGTFTIYAVVTAFTVVFVALWVPETKGRSLEEIQSSFR, from the exons ATGAGTTTCCGGGACGACAATGATGAAAGTCGGGATCTCAAGAAGCCCTTCTTACATACTGGAAGTTGGTATCGGATGAGTTCGAGGCAGTCCAGTATTATGAGTTCTTCCGCTCAAGTCCTTCGTGATGGATCTATCTCCGTCGTTCTTTGTGTCCTCATCGTTGCCTTGGGTCCTATCCAATTTGGCTTTACC tGTGGATATTCTTCTCCTACTCAAGCTGAAATTATCAGTGATCTTAAGCTTTCGATTTCAGAG TTTTCTATTTTTGGTTCGTTGTCAAATGTGGGCGCAATGGTTGGGGCAATAACCAGTGGTCAGATTGCTGAATATATTGGCCGAAAAGGG TCGTTGATGATTGCTGCGATTCCAAACATAATAGGATGGCTGGCCATATCATTTGCCAAA GATTCTTCGTTTTTATTTATGGGAAGGTTGTTAGAAGGGTTCGGTGTTGGTATTATTTCTTATACG GTGCCTGTGTATATAGCTGAGATAGCACCCCAAAACATGAGAGGAAGCCTTGGATCAGTGAACCAG CTATCGGTTACTATTGGAATAATGCTGGCGTACCTGTTGGGACTCTTTACAAATTGGAGAGTACTTGCAGTTTTGG GAGTATTACCTTGTACAATATTGATACCTGGCCTATTCTTCATACCAGAATCTCCTAGATGGCTG GCAAAAATGGGAATGATGGAAGATTTTGAAGCCTCTCTGCAAGTTTTGCGGGGCTTTGATACAGATATTTCTGTTGAAGTTAATGAAATCAAG AGAGCTGTAGCATCATCAAGCAGGAGAACAACAATTCGATTTGCAGATCTCAAGCGAAAAAGATATTGGTATCCCTTGACG ATAGGGATTGGGTTACTGGTGCTTCAGCAACTAAGTGGCATCAACGGTGTTTTATTCTATTCCAGCAATATCTTCGCAAGTGCTG GGGTTGCGTCTAGTGATGTTGCGACATTTGGGGTTGGGGCCATTCAG GTCATTGCAACTGGGGTGACTACATGGTTGGTGGACAAAACTGGCCGCAGACTTCTTCTTATG GTATCCTCGGCTGGAATGACACTGAGTCTGCTAATTGTTGCAGTTGCCTTTTATGTTGAG GGCATCGTCGCTAAAGATTCTGACTTATATGGCATAATGGGAATACTGTCATTGGTCGGTCTTGTG GCATTTGTGATTGCCTTCTCACTGGGAATTGGAGCAATTCCATGGGTTATAATGTCCGAG ATACTTCCAGTAAATATTAAGGGCCTAGCTGGGAGTGTAGCAACATTAGCAAATTGGCTGACATCATGGGTGATTACCATGACAGCAAACTTGCTTCTGACCTGGAGTGGTGGAG GAACATTCACTATTTATGCAGTTGTGACTGCATTCACGGTTGTTTTTGTGGCACTTTGGGTCCCTGAAACCAAAGGGAGAAGTCTGGAAGAGATTCAATCTTCCTTCAGATAA
- the LOC107901361 gene encoding sugar transporter ERD6-like 6 isoform X2: MSFRDDNDESRDLKKPFLHTGSWYRMSSRQSSIMSSSAQVLRDGSISVVLCVLIVALGPIQFGFTCGYSSPTQAEIISDLKLSISEFSIFGSLSNVGAMVGAITSGQIAEYIGRKGSLMIAAIPNIIGWLAISFAKDSSFLFMGRLLEGFGVGIISYTVPVYIAEIAPQNMRGSLGSVNQLSVTIGIMLAYLLGLFTNWRVLAVLGVLPCTILIPGLFFIPESPRWLAKMGMMEDFEASLQVLRGFDTDISVEVNEIKRAVASSSRRTTIRFADLKRKRYWYPLTIGIGLLVLQQLSGINGVLFYSSNIFASAGVASSDVATFGVGAIQVIATGVTTWLVDKTGRRLLLMVSSAGMTLSLLIVAVAFYVEGIVAKDSDLYGIMGILSLVGLVAFVIAFSLGIGAIPWVIMSEEHSLFMQL; encoded by the exons ATGAGTTTCCGGGACGACAATGATGAAAGTCGGGATCTCAAGAAGCCCTTCTTACATACTGGAAGTTGGTATCGGATGAGTTCGAGGCAGTCCAGTATTATGAGTTCTTCCGCTCAAGTCCTTCGTGATGGATCTATCTCCGTCGTTCTTTGTGTCCTCATCGTTGCCTTGGGTCCTATCCAATTTGGCTTTACC tGTGGATATTCTTCTCCTACTCAAGCTGAAATTATCAGTGATCTTAAGCTTTCGATTTCAGAG TTTTCTATTTTTGGTTCGTTGTCAAATGTGGGCGCAATGGTTGGGGCAATAACCAGTGGTCAGATTGCTGAATATATTGGCCGAAAAGGG TCGTTGATGATTGCTGCGATTCCAAACATAATAGGATGGCTGGCCATATCATTTGCCAAA GATTCTTCGTTTTTATTTATGGGAAGGTTGTTAGAAGGGTTCGGTGTTGGTATTATTTCTTATACG GTGCCTGTGTATATAGCTGAGATAGCACCCCAAAACATGAGAGGAAGCCTTGGATCAGTGAACCAG CTATCGGTTACTATTGGAATAATGCTGGCGTACCTGTTGGGACTCTTTACAAATTGGAGAGTACTTGCAGTTTTGG GAGTATTACCTTGTACAATATTGATACCTGGCCTATTCTTCATACCAGAATCTCCTAGATGGCTG GCAAAAATGGGAATGATGGAAGATTTTGAAGCCTCTCTGCAAGTTTTGCGGGGCTTTGATACAGATATTTCTGTTGAAGTTAATGAAATCAAG AGAGCTGTAGCATCATCAAGCAGGAGAACAACAATTCGATTTGCAGATCTCAAGCGAAAAAGATATTGGTATCCCTTGACG ATAGGGATTGGGTTACTGGTGCTTCAGCAACTAAGTGGCATCAACGGTGTTTTATTCTATTCCAGCAATATCTTCGCAAGTGCTG GGGTTGCGTCTAGTGATGTTGCGACATTTGGGGTTGGGGCCATTCAG GTCATTGCAACTGGGGTGACTACATGGTTGGTGGACAAAACTGGCCGCAGACTTCTTCTTATG GTATCCTCGGCTGGAATGACACTGAGTCTGCTAATTGTTGCAGTTGCCTTTTATGTTGAG GGCATCGTCGCTAAAGATTCTGACTTATATGGCATAATGGGAATACTGTCATTGGTCGGTCTTGTG GCATTTGTGATTGCCTTCTCACTGGGAATTGGAGCAATTCCATGGGTTATAATGTCCGAG GAACATTCACTATTTATGCAGTTGTGA